From a region of the Fischerella sp. JS2 genome:
- a CDS encoding 3'(2'),5'-bisphosphate nucleotidase CysQ — translation MPDLQNILEITRSVGWGAAEILRSYYNGTCKNLDVHYKDNDPVTAADLAVNHFILEKLQAALGNEDFAYISEETYKEEQAKHPSCQWSWIIDPLDGTRDFIEKTGEYAIHLALIQEHRPVLAVVAVPEADKLYYATKGNGAFVETRDRQTTPLKVSSRERIEDLTLVVSRSHRNDRLEYLLQHLPCQNQKAVGSVGCKISTIVEQQADIYISLSGKSAPKDWDMAAPELILTEAGGQFTHFDGRPLQYNTGDINQWGGLLASNGQFHEILCREGERILAEWDRVKS, via the coding sequence ATGCCAGACTTACAAAATATACTCGAAATCACTCGTTCTGTTGGTTGGGGTGCAGCAGAGATACTGCGATCGTACTACAATGGGACTTGCAAAAATCTCGATGTCCACTATAAAGATAATGACCCTGTTACGGCTGCTGATTTAGCTGTCAATCACTTTATTTTGGAGAAATTGCAAGCAGCTTTGGGTAATGAAGACTTTGCTTATATTAGTGAAGAAACCTATAAAGAAGAACAAGCCAAGCATCCAAGTTGTCAATGGTCATGGATTATTGATCCTCTAGATGGTACGCGGGATTTTATCGAAAAAACAGGTGAGTATGCCATTCACCTTGCGCTAATACAAGAACATCGTCCAGTGTTAGCTGTGGTAGCAGTTCCCGAAGCAGATAAATTATACTATGCGACTAAAGGTAACGGGGCATTTGTAGAAACTCGCGATCGCCAAACTACTCCCCTAAAAGTATCATCACGAGAACGCATTGAAGATTTAACTCTCGTTGTCAGTCGTTCCCACCGCAACGATAGACTCGAATATTTGCTGCAACATCTACCTTGCCAAAATCAAAAAGCTGTTGGTAGTGTCGGCTGTAAAATTTCCACTATTGTTGAACAACAAGCAGATATTTATATTTCTCTTTCTGGTAAATCTGCACCTAAAGATTGGGATATGGCCGCGCCTGAATTAATCCTGACAGAAGCTGGTGGTCAATTTACCCACTTCGATGGTAGACCATTACAATACAACACCGGAGATATTAATCAGTGGGGTGGTTTATTAGCTAGTAACGGTCAATTTCATGAAATACTTTGTCGGGAAGGAGAAAGGATTTTAGCAGAGTGGGATAGAGTTAAGAGTTAG
- a CDS encoding DUF4392 domain-containing protein yields the protein MNESSIKIGERLTSTGKGQEIIHKIAQLESICGQDVGRGIQPLVAATRGGLLKTARSIAQHPTPHVAIMTGFFLPHGKPPAPETDGPIGCALLAAGLLRAGIPVRIITDSLCFRTVKVAVQAAGITAEIPFDIVPVETTKNQQAISSLLTLWESLETPISHLISIERPGPSHDGIVRNMRGQDITAYTAPLHLLFASQNIITVGIGDGGNELGMGKIPQDVIRQHIRHGAKIACIVSCDYLIVCGVSNWGATGLLTALSLLRPDWKIAILSGLNSQAEFYILESIVKHGPAIDGIKGVPSLSVDNLPFEYHAHIMKLATQII from the coding sequence ATGAATGAATCTTCTATCAAAATCGGGGAAAGATTAACAAGTACAGGAAAAGGGCAAGAAATCATTCACAAAATCGCTCAACTAGAATCTATTTGTGGGCAAGATGTTGGTAGAGGCATTCAACCATTAGTAGCAGCAACAAGGGGAGGACTACTAAAAACTGCTCGTTCGATCGCCCAGCATCCTACTCCACATGTGGCAATTATGACAGGATTCTTTTTGCCCCACGGTAAACCTCCAGCACCGGAAACCGATGGTCCGATTGGTTGTGCGCTGTTAGCGGCAGGTTTGCTGAGGGCAGGTATTCCTGTAAGAATTATTACAGATTCTCTTTGCTTTCGTACAGTCAAAGTAGCAGTGCAAGCAGCAGGAATAACAGCTGAAATTCCTTTTGATATTGTGCCAGTAGAAACGACAAAAAATCAGCAAGCGATTTCTTCACTGCTGACCTTATGGGAATCTTTAGAAACACCTATTTCTCACCTCATTTCCATAGAAAGACCAGGCCCTAGTCATGATGGCATTGTCCGCAATATGCGAGGACAAGATATCACAGCATATACTGCACCTTTACATCTTTTATTTGCATCTCAAAATATCATCACAGTAGGAATTGGTGATGGTGGAAATGAGTTAGGTATGGGCAAAATTCCTCAAGATGTAATTCGTCAACATATTCGACATGGCGCAAAAATAGCTTGTATTGTTAGTTGTGATTATTTAATCGTATGTGGCGTTTCTAATTGGGGGGCAACTGGTTTATTAACAGCTTTATCTTTACTGCGTCCTGATTGGAAAATAGCAATTCTTTCTGGATTAAATTCACAAGCAGAGTTTTATATTTTAGAATCAATTGTTAAACATGGTCCTGCAATTGATGGGATTAAAGGCGTGCCAAGTCTTTCTGTTGATAATTTACCTTTTGAATATCATGCCCACATTATGAAATTAGCCACTCAAATAATTTAG
- a CDS encoding putative hydro-lyase, with the protein MNKLLTASEIRQLCRQGKYQAPTPGVASGYVQANLVVLPLSVAFDFMLFCHRNPKPCPLLDVTEVGNPEPRMIAPGADLRSDLPRYHVFRYGELVEEVTDIKQLWRNDFVGFLIGCSFSFEAALVNAGVPVRHIEENKNVPMYKTSVNCMSGGVFSGPLVVSMRPLSPLDAIRAVQITSHFPKSHGAPVHLGDPSAIAIADINSPDFGDPVTIREGEIPVFWACGVTTQTAIVQAKPEIAITHAPGHMFLTDIKDE; encoded by the coding sequence ATGAACAAACTACTGACAGCCAGCGAAATTCGGCAACTGTGTCGCCAAGGAAAATATCAAGCCCCAACTCCTGGAGTTGCATCTGGATATGTACAGGCTAATTTAGTCGTTTTGCCTCTGTCTGTTGCCTTTGACTTTATGTTGTTTTGTCATCGCAACCCCAAACCTTGTCCATTGCTGGATGTAACTGAAGTCGGCAATCCCGAACCCCGTATGATTGCACCAGGTGCTGATCTGAGGTCAGACTTACCTCGTTATCATGTGTTTCGCTATGGTGAACTGGTAGAAGAAGTTACAGATATCAAACAATTGTGGCGTAATGATTTTGTTGGCTTTTTGATTGGTTGTTCATTTTCCTTTGAAGCAGCGCTAGTAAATGCAGGTGTTCCTGTGAGACATATCGAGGAAAACAAAAATGTACCGATGTATAAAACTAGCGTAAATTGTATGTCAGGTGGGGTTTTTTCTGGGCCTTTAGTGGTTTCCATGCGTCCTTTGTCGCCCCTTGATGCTATTCGTGCTGTACAAATTACCAGTCATTTTCCGAAATCGCATGGCGCGCCAGTACATCTAGGTGATCCAAGCGCGATCGCGATCGCAGATATCAATTCTCCTGATTTCGGTGATCCAGTTACTATTCGTGAGGGGGAAATTCCTGTATTCTGGGCTTGTGGTGTGACGACGCAAACTGCAATAGTTCAGGCGAAACCAGAGATAGCGATTACTCATGCTCCTGGTCATATGTTCCTCACGGATATTAAAGATGAATGA
- a CDS encoding substrate-binding domain-containing protein: MKTKSLFIFAMGVVLLGLPSCGINTNATISNSAINTQAEQEIKIAGSNSVYPALKVLASAYEVKNPMTKVSILTPFSSKASIAGVKDGLLDIGTLNRELQLEEKADNLEYYLLAKDGFLVATHPSVKNIINVTTKQLKGIYSGSIKNWQELGGPDAKIVVFNRPEEESAEHLLRKYYLGQDLKISSEAVVLGRESELIAAIQNTPYSIGAFSLAYAISYNLPVNHLSLNGVEPSFENIKNNKYPMVTPIGIFIKKSPANSVQEFVNYATNKTGKEELAKHSFVVFTQKN, translated from the coding sequence ATGAAAACGAAAAGCTTATTTATATTTGCAATGGGAGTTGTACTTTTAGGACTTCCTAGCTGTGGTATTAATACTAATGCGACTATATCCAATTCTGCCATAAACACTCAAGCAGAGCAAGAAATTAAAATTGCTGGTTCTAATAGTGTTTATCCAGCTTTGAAGGTGTTAGCTAGTGCTTATGAGGTGAAAAATCCCATGACCAAAGTTTCCATACTCACACCTTTTTCATCAAAAGCAAGTATTGCTGGAGTTAAAGATGGATTGTTAGACATTGGAACTCTCAACCGAGAATTGCAGCTAGAGGAAAAAGCAGATAACTTAGAATATTACTTACTTGCTAAAGACGGTTTTTTAGTTGCTACTCATCCCAGTGTTAAAAATATAATTAATGTGACTACCAAACAACTCAAAGGAATATATAGTGGTAGTATCAAGAACTGGCAAGAGTTAGGCGGTCCTGATGCCAAGATTGTTGTTTTCAATAGACCAGAAGAAGAATCTGCTGAGCATTTATTGCGAAAATATTATCTTGGTCAAGATCTCAAAATTTCTTCAGAAGCTGTTGTTCTGGGTAGAGAAAGTGAATTAATTGCAGCCATTCAAAATACACCTTATAGTATTGGTGCTTTTTCTTTAGCATATGCGATTTCTTACAATTTACCAGTCAACCATCTTAGCCTTAATGGTGTAGAACCTAGCTTTGAAAATATCAAAAATAACAAATATCCAATGGTTACACCGATTGGAATTTTTATCAAAAAATCACCCGCAAACTCTGTACAAGAATTTGTGAATTATGCCACAAATAAAACTGGGAAAGAAGAATTAGCCAAACATAGCTTTGTTGTCTTTACACAGAAAAACTAG
- a CDS encoding RNA-binding protein, which produces MSIYVGNLSYQVREEDLREVFAEYGTVKKVQLPTDRESGRLRGFAFVEMQSDAEEESAIEALDGAEWMGRDLKVNKARPRPERNSQRSYSSDGGNWGNSGRNNRRY; this is translated from the coding sequence ATGTCTATTTACGTCGGTAACTTATCCTACCAGGTTAGAGAAGAAGACCTGAGGGAGGTTTTTGCTGAATATGGCACAGTCAAGAAAGTTCAGCTACCTACAGACCGTGAGAGTGGACGTCTACGTGGTTTTGCCTTTGTAGAAATGCAGTCAGACGCAGAAGAAGAGAGTGCTATTGAAGCGCTAGATGGTGCTGAATGGATGGGGAGAGATTTAAAAGTTAACAAAGCTAGACCTCGTCCAGAAAGAAACAGTCAAAGAAGTTACTCTTCTGATGGTGGAAATTGGGGTAATAGTGGCCGCAATAATCGCCGTTACTAA
- the rpsU gene encoding 30S ribosomal protein S21 translates to MAQVVLGENEGIESALRRFKRQVSRAGIFQDMRKKRHFETPLEKEKRKAVARHKQRRNGGFHSR, encoded by the coding sequence ATGGCGCAAGTAGTATTGGGAGAAAACGAAGGGATTGAATCAGCCTTACGACGATTCAAGCGCCAAGTCTCTAGAGCTGGTATATTCCAAGATATGAGGAAAAAGCGTCACTTTGAAACTCCATTAGAAAAAGAAAAGCGTAAAGCTGTTGCTAGACACAAACAGCGCCGCAACGGCGGTTTTCATTCCAGGTAA
- a CDS encoding MFS transporter: MLAIAELALKWYPLDFGLLPTNFAQVLVIPEEASLAFSGTKFLVAFLAGLVMAFAFQLLLTNLSVAVGISSGIDLDADESRSLGGAIRKVEAKVGIWALITASIALFSACFLAVKLSFISSAFVGAIIGVVIWSAYFAILMWLGSNAVGSLIGSVVSTATSGLQGLIGVAGAAVGSNIAQKQMISTAEDITAAVRRELTLGFDSEGIRNTLQSSLASIQLPKLNLKEIRSQFEQLLRESDLQSIADSDLLQNINRQTFVDLISSRTDFSKAEINQIADQLEAAWQQVLQRRNPTQQVINLLKKASPEELKSENLGERLQELVTVTGGNGKQSNGGIKQAIQYGLSAAVPAVINKVDFSTLDVDKITHQLEELKDKVQEVDVEKITSQLKQLRDQANVQVAQRLPGLSYNTIKADVEDYILYSLPWHFNRITIKDEFKDVIYDQNADPRTVRRELEEINKEYLTSLLSRRDDISEARKKEISEQLESIRQEVLETVRQAQAREKSQDLRTRIENYLRSTGKEELNPEGIERDFATLLEDPEAGFEELSQRLSQFDRDTWVQLLQQREDINQEEANDIVSQLESTRDRVLHRTRELQEQATTQAAQLRQRVEEYLRNTNQEELNPEDIKREFRMLLEDPQAGISALRARLSQFDRDTLVQLLSQRQDLSEEQVNQILDNLEQVRDNILQTPQKVADQAKQQYEQTAKAIAEYLRNTNLEELNPEGIQRDLEKLLENPQEGALALRDRLSQVDRETLVKLLTQRGDLSQEDVNRIIDQVQQAIGNIARVPRRLASRTTKQVLDFEANLENYLRNTHKEELNPEGIKRDLQLLLQDPRTGIGSLSDRLAKFDRSTIVALLSQREDISEAEANRIVDQIESVRNSIGEQYQQLQHSLQSVIDGIFARIRNYLNSLDRPELNYEGIQQDFAKLFDDPQLGLEALRDRLSQFDRDTLVAILSSREDISQEQANRIIDRIEAARDSVLQRIERIQEEVNKRLVTLKQQTQKQARETRKAVADAAWWLFNTAFASLVASAIAGALAVTSSGLFVS; this comes from the coding sequence ATGTTAGCCATTGCAGAATTAGCTCTGAAATGGTATCCCTTGGATTTTGGTTTACTACCTACTAATTTTGCTCAGGTTCTTGTCATCCCAGAAGAAGCTAGTCTTGCTTTTTCTGGAACAAAATTTTTGGTGGCATTCTTAGCAGGATTGGTTATGGCATTTGCCTTCCAACTACTATTAACAAACTTGTCTGTAGCTGTAGGTATCTCATCAGGAATAGATTTAGACGCTGATGAGTCAAGAAGTTTGGGAGGTGCGATTCGTAAAGTAGAAGCTAAAGTTGGTATTTGGGCACTAATAACTGCAAGTATTGCATTATTTAGTGCTTGTTTTTTAGCAGTGAAACTTAGCTTTATTAGCAGTGCATTTGTTGGAGCTATTATTGGTGTAGTCATTTGGTCTGCCTACTTTGCAATTTTAATGTGGCTAGGTTCAAATGCAGTCGGTTCTTTAATTGGTTCTGTTGTCAGCACTGCTACTTCTGGATTGCAAGGACTGATAGGTGTAGCAGGTGCTGCTGTTGGTTCTAACATCGCGCAAAAACAGATGATTTCTACTGCGGAAGATATTACAGCCGCAGTGCGTCGGGAATTAACATTAGGTTTTGACTCAGAAGGTATCCGCAATACACTCCAAAGTTCTTTAGCTTCTATACAATTACCAAAGCTGAATCTGAAAGAGATTCGCAGTCAATTTGAGCAACTGCTGCGTGAATCTGATTTACAATCTATTGCTGATAGTGACTTGCTGCAAAATATCAATCGCCAGACTTTTGTCGATTTAATTAGTAGTCGCACAGATTTTTCTAAAGCAGAAATTAATCAAATTGCTGATCAATTGGAAGCAGCTTGGCAACAAGTTTTGCAGCGCCGAAATCCAACGCAGCAAGTAATTAATTTACTTAAGAAAGCTAGTCCTGAAGAACTGAAATCTGAGAATTTAGGTGAACGACTTCAGGAGTTAGTGACAGTCACAGGAGGTAATGGCAAACAAAGTAATGGTGGGATTAAGCAAGCTATACAATATGGCTTAAGCGCTGCTGTACCTGCTGTAATTAATAAGGTAGATTTCTCTACCTTAGATGTGGACAAAATTACCCATCAATTGGAAGAGTTAAAAGACAAAGTTCAGGAAGTAGATGTTGAGAAAATTACTTCGCAATTAAAACAGCTTAGAGATCAGGCAAATGTACAAGTAGCCCAAAGATTGCCGGGACTATCTTACAACACTATTAAGGCAGATGTTGAAGATTACATACTCTATTCTTTACCCTGGCATTTCAACCGTATTACTATCAAAGATGAATTCAAAGATGTCATCTATGATCAGAATGCAGATCCCAGAACAGTCCGCCGCGAATTAGAGGAAATCAACAAAGAATATCTTACTAGTTTGCTGTCACGACGGGATGATATCAGTGAAGCAAGGAAAAAAGAAATTTCCGAACAATTGGAAAGCATTCGCCAGGAAGTTTTAGAAACTGTCCGCCAAGCCCAAGCACGGGAAAAATCCCAAGACTTGCGTACGCGCATTGAAAATTATTTGCGTTCTACTGGTAAAGAAGAGTTAAATCCAGAAGGTATTGAACGAGATTTTGCTACGCTGTTGGAAGATCCGGAGGCTGGTTTTGAAGAATTAAGTCAGCGCCTTTCTCAATTTGATCGTGATACATGGGTGCAGTTACTCCAGCAACGTGAAGATATCAACCAAGAGGAAGCTAATGATATTGTTAGCCAACTCGAAAGTACGCGCGATCGCGTTTTGCATCGTACTAGAGAACTGCAAGAACAAGCCACAACTCAAGCTGCACAACTGCGACAAAGGGTAGAAGAGTATCTGCGCAATACTAATCAAGAGGAACTAAACCCTGAGGATATCAAGCGCGAGTTTAGAATGCTGCTAGAAGATCCGCAAGCAGGAATTTCTGCTTTACGAGCAAGGTTATCGCAGTTTGATCGTGATACGCTGGTACAATTGTTGAGTCAACGGCAAGATTTGAGTGAAGAACAGGTCAACCAAATCCTCGATAATTTAGAACAAGTACGCGATAACATTCTACAAACACCACAAAAAGTAGCTGATCAAGCAAAACAACAGTACGAACAAACTGCCAAAGCGATCGCCGAGTATCTTCGCAATACTAATTTGGAAGAACTTAACCCAGAAGGTATCCAGCGAGATTTAGAAAAATTACTGGAGAATCCTCAAGAGGGTGCTTTGGCGTTGCGCGATCGCCTATCGCAGGTAGATCGGGAAACTCTGGTGAAGTTGCTGACTCAGCGAGGAGATTTGAGTCAAGAGGATGTAAATCGCATTATTGACCAGGTGCAACAAGCTATTGGTAATATTGCCAGAGTACCGCGACGCTTGGCAAGCCGCACTACTAAACAAGTTCTGGATTTTGAAGCCAATCTTGAAAATTATCTGCGGAACACTCATAAAGAAGAACTCAATCCAGAAGGTATCAAACGAGATTTGCAATTATTGCTGCAAGATCCCCGCACTGGAATTGGTAGTTTAAGCGATCGCCTAGCCAAATTTGATCGTTCGACAATTGTGGCGCTACTGTCTCAACGGGAGGATATCTCAGAAGCGGAAGCGAATCGGATTGTGGATCAAATCGAATCTGTGCGTAACTCAATTGGCGAACAATACCAGCAACTCCAGCACTCCTTGCAATCGGTGATTGATGGAATTTTTGCTAGAATCCGCAACTATCTCAACTCGTTGGATCGTCCTGAACTTAATTATGAAGGTATCCAGCAAGACTTTGCCAAGTTGTTTGACGATCCCCAATTAGGATTGGAAGCCTTACGCGATCGCCTTAGTCAATTTGATCGTGATACCCTAGTTGCTATCCTCAGCTCTCGTGAAGATATTTCCCAAGAACAAGCTAATAGGATTATTGATCGAATTGAAGCAGCAAGAGATAGTGTGCTTCAGCGTATCGAACGTATCCAAGAGGAAGTTAACAAACGTCTTGTTACTCTCAAACAACAAACTCAAAAGCAAGCAAGAGAAACAAGAAAAGCAGTAGCGGATGCTGCGTGGTGGTTATTTAATACTGCTTTTGCTTCTCTAGTTGCTTCTGCGATCGCTGGTGCTTTAGCAGTAACTAGTTCTGGCTTATTTGTTTCTTAA
- a CDS encoding GerMN domain-containing protein — translation MNKIINTRKKYIFSGIFLAIAASLSSCSSNPTYEGKFNITTSPTPNNETPASATQSPTQSTARLNVQPRSESPTTDKTVNVTLYTSDTQCQELVPQTIIVPAQEPVTAAVGKILEQRDNGDFSFSGYRVNIKNGVATVDFRLDPNSQRQITSLSSCEQFALFGSLRKTLTSNPQWGIKDVRFTEQGKEIIL, via the coding sequence ATGAACAAAATTATCAACACTAGGAAAAAATATATTTTCTCTGGCATATTTTTGGCCATAGCTGCCAGTCTCAGCAGTTGTAGTTCTAACCCTACTTATGAAGGTAAATTTAACATTACAACATCGCCAACACCAAATAATGAAACTCCTGCATCGGCTACCCAATCACCAACTCAAAGCACAGCCAGGCTCAACGTTCAACCCAGGAGTGAATCACCTACCACAGATAAAACTGTGAATGTCACACTATACACAAGTGATACACAATGTCAAGAGTTAGTTCCGCAAACAATTATAGTACCAGCACAGGAACCCGTGACAGCTGCGGTGGGGAAAATCTTGGAACAACGGGATAACGGTGACTTTAGCTTTTCTGGATATCGAGTTAATATCAAAAATGGTGTTGCAACAGTAGACTTCCGCCTAGATCCCAATTCCCAACGGCAAATCACTTCCCTATCAAGTTGTGAACAATTTGCTTTATTTGGTAGTCTCCGTAAAACTCTCACAAGTAACCCACAATGGGGAATTAAAGATGTTCGCTTTACTGAACAAGGCAAAGAGATAATCTTATAG
- a CDS encoding serine/threonine-protein kinase has protein sequence MTQYLLSLIGITLRNRYKIIKLLGSGGSGDTYLAVDLDLPGQPYCVVKHFKPKDLNPIYVPIAKSLFAKEAEVLYQLGDAHDQVPRLFAHFDENGDFYLVQEFVDGHDLTKEISPSICLNEDVVFNLLKEILEVVVFVHQNNIIHRDIKPQNLMRRHNDGKVVLIDFGSIKEIGTLGVNQHGHTSARVAVGTFGYMPSEQSKGKPELCSDVYAVGIIGIQALTGLKPDEISKDRNTGKIIWRDRSRVSDSLANVIDKMVCVRPSQRYQSALEALEALMAARDLSLSSLRVIKDKTTHNDYSVSNKKIILLMGMGFGASTSLLLIFILYIFLQTSIFNLHQPQHSFKFIRQFFEPVKDNLHLQQRD, from the coding sequence ATGACTCAGTATCTCCTCTCCTTAATTGGGATAACGCTTCGGAATCGCTATAAAATTATTAAACTTTTGGGAAGCGGAGGTTCTGGCGATACATACTTGGCTGTTGATTTAGATTTACCAGGGCAGCCTTATTGTGTAGTTAAACATTTCAAGCCCAAAGATCTAAATCCGATTTATGTGCCGATCGCTAAAAGTTTATTTGCAAAAGAAGCAGAAGTTTTATATCAACTAGGTGACGCTCACGACCAAGTTCCCCGCTTATTTGCCCACTTTGATGAAAATGGCGATTTCTATTTAGTCCAAGAATTTGTTGATGGTCATGACTTAACTAAAGAAATTTCTCCAAGCATATGTCTAAATGAAGATGTTGTTTTTAACCTATTAAAGGAAATTTTAGAAGTAGTAGTTTTTGTTCACCAAAATAACATTATTCATCGGGATATTAAGCCCCAAAATTTAATGCGACGACATAATGACGGCAAAGTTGTGCTAATTGATTTTGGCAGTATTAAAGAAATTGGCACCTTGGGAGTCAATCAACATGGACACACTAGTGCCAGGGTTGCTGTGGGTACTTTTGGCTATATGCCCAGTGAACAGAGCAAGGGTAAGCCAGAACTTTGTAGCGATGTTTATGCAGTGGGTATCATTGGTATTCAAGCTTTAACAGGTTTAAAACCTGATGAAATATCAAAAGATCGCAATACAGGAAAAATTATCTGGCGCGATCGCTCAAGGGTAAGCGATAGCCTAGCAAATGTCATAGATAAAATGGTTTGCGTGCGCCCTAGCCAGCGTTACCAGTCAGCATTAGAAGCGCTAGAAGCACTCATGGCTGCTAGGGATTTATCACTGTCTTCCTTACGTGTAATCAAAGACAAAACTACTCATAATGATTATTCTGTTTCCAACAAAAAAATTATTTTATTAATGGGGATGGGCTTTGGTGCTAGTACTAGTTTATTGCTAATATTTATTCTTTATATATTTTTACAAACGAGTATATTCAACCTGCATCAACCTCAACACTCATTCAAGTTTATCAGACAATTTTTTGAACCAGTTAAAGATAATTTACATCTTCAACAACGAGATTAA
- a CDS encoding PstS family phosphate ABC transporter substrate-binding protein — protein MDNTNRRKIPFNGEIALFLRGLIIGKILTILVLGGVAWWLLRPYTLVRKNTVATSSQNSNPASPVVSNFQSVANVPVASVNYGGSTAWAPIRQLVDSQIQSDRPELQLHYQDPNNGNPSSSSGIRMLLDGQLDFAQSSRPLTESEHSLAKQRGFTLEQRQIGTDGIAVVVNPSLQVPGLTVDQLQQIYLGQITNWKQVGGPDLPITPLSERLEKADSVIFSRNQNLQNIQLGSHVKFISSTTEALRQVSKIPGSLYYASARAVVPQCTVKPLPLGLTSTELISPYRDSLVTPDQCPRQRNQINTEAIKNGSYPITTNLFVIIKQNNGQAQQVGEAYAQLLLTDQGQKAIERAGFAGVR, from the coding sequence ATGGACAATACAAACCGAAGAAAAATACCTTTTAATGGAGAAATTGCACTCTTTCTTAGAGGTTTGATTATTGGCAAAATATTGACAATTTTGGTTCTTGGTGGGGTAGCTTGGTGGCTGTTAAGACCATACACATTGGTTCGTAAGAATACTGTTGCTACCTCTAGTCAAAATTCCAATCCAGCCTCACCTGTTGTATCTAACTTTCAAAGTGTTGCTAATGTTCCAGTTGCATCAGTCAACTATGGTGGTAGTACAGCTTGGGCCCCGATTCGCCAACTAGTAGATTCACAAATCCAAAGCGATCGCCCAGAATTACAGTTGCACTACCAAGACCCCAACAACGGCAATCCTAGTTCTAGTTCTGGTATACGTATGTTACTAGACGGGCAACTAGATTTTGCTCAGTCCTCACGTCCCCTCACAGAATCAGAACATTCTCTAGCTAAACAAAGAGGCTTTACCCTTGAACAACGACAAATTGGCACTGATGGTATTGCAGTGGTAGTCAATCCATCTTTGCAAGTGCCAGGTTTAACGGTTGATCAGTTGCAGCAGATTTATTTGGGACAGATTACTAATTGGAAACAAGTAGGTGGGCCAGATTTACCCATTACCCCTTTGTCTGAGCGCTTAGAAAAGGCAGATTCTGTGATCTTCTCTCGTAATCAAAACTTGCAGAACATACAACTTGGTTCTCATGTCAAGTTTATATCTTCAACTACAGAAGCTTTACGCCAAGTCAGTAAAATTCCTGGCAGTCTATATTACGCCTCAGCTCGTGCAGTAGTTCCTCAATGTACTGTCAAGCCTTTACCATTAGGTCTGACTTCCACTGAATTAATTTCGCCTTATCGTGACTCATTAGTCACACCAGACCAATGCCCGCGTCAGCGTAACCAAATCAACACTGAAGCCATCAAAAACGGCAGTTATCCAATCACTACCAACTTGTTTGTAATTATTAAGCAAAACAATGGACAGGCACAGCAAGTTGGTGAAGCTTACGCTCAACTTTTACTTACCGATCAAGGGCAAAAGGCAATTGAGCGAGCTGGGTTTGCTGGAGTTCGCTAG
- a CDS encoding S-layer homology domain-containing protein, translating into MRRFLSILTLVTLIQSFPVVGSAQVQPQAKQSSDPIQMVLAANWMTNYPDNNFHPERIISRADLASIMVKAFRLDKRQAANKENIVVPDVPPSHPTYKDIQTVLKTDIMKGYRGNLFFPNQRVTRAEALAIFAQAYGVFQFPDDTVNEILAPHPDAASIPPWARKAIATVVAEAFVNKDTQGNIYPLKPMTRGDMAYVLSKYLQRQAQDAEIPDAPPAPPQP; encoded by the coding sequence ATGCGTCGATTTTTAAGTATTCTTACCTTAGTAACATTAATACAATCTTTTCCAGTGGTGGGTTCTGCTCAAGTTCAACCACAAGCCAAGCAATCATCCGATCCAATTCAAATGGTGTTAGCTGCGAACTGGATGACTAACTATCCAGATAACAACTTTCATCCAGAAAGGATAATCAGTAGAGCAGATTTAGCCTCTATCATGGTGAAAGCATTTCGACTAGATAAACGACAAGCAGCCAACAAAGAAAATATTGTCGTTCCAGATGTACCACCCTCTCATCCGACCTATAAAGATATTCAAACTGTTTTAAAAACAGACATAATGAAAGGCTATCGGGGTAACTTGTTTTTCCCCAACCAAAGAGTAACAAGAGCAGAAGCTTTAGCAATTTTTGCTCAAGCCTATGGTGTTTTTCAGTTTCCCGATGATACTGTCAATGAAATTCTTGCTCCCCATCCAGATGCAGCATCTATTCCTCCTTGGGCCAGAAAAGCGATCGCTACAGTAGTAGCCGAAGCATTTGTCAATAAAGACACTCAAGGAAATATTTACCCACTAAAACCCATGACTCGTGGTGATATGGCTTACGTATTGAGTAAATATCTGCAAAGACAAGCACAAGATGCAGAAATCCCAGATGCACCCCCTGCGCCTCCTCAGCCTTGA